One part of the Clostridium thermosuccinogenes genome encodes these proteins:
- a CDS encoding DUF5696 domain-containing protein, producing the protein MNRIIVSLFPKALQELKSISYMKIAAIAVVTALIANLFSMAAQRGIKGRELKDEPKPGLSQTTGQIPARSGEVLVGSTATKKMYINTDTLNIRIVDTATGVQWNSIYDDGKISEFDKSPLVVRFLGRDSQLYEWTAYKYCVSSGRYVINKINNGVQIVLDFMETDSFRLNEYMPQKISIRRFQEAFLDKLDQKSASGEISEEKIHMYRNVLELIYAKDEENGCYYNKFSGTPSASVSSLLIELTKDVGYSREALIKDNEEFGITVNIAEPAKFKIIMEAFLDENDLVIRIPTYEIINENDFYSIQNIVVYPGFGLASSDQVDEGYILVPDGAGALFKLNTFDGRYPEYTRPVYNNTYYDKLYEMPEYPEDLHMPVFGMMYQKGSGTMQGFMGIIEEGAETAYINVRLGTKDTESNGTPYNKVYASFDSMQYSRVKVFGPYSSNDARYLSTTGMIDMDFTIRYKLFEKDATYFNMAMEYREYLISKNNIHVSYEDKPKLFLEIIAALTIEDRILGVPYDKLISMTTYRELRDILEDMEGISKVIAYNGAYNGGINHSLLRKAELVDENGSAGDLDLLAEYIAENGDELFFAADITRVYKKGNGFNRKKHALYGFNRKPVEIMDYNPATGRFSRNSSSYYIISPKYLDSIVDGFLKTTKDNIGTYLKEMGNTYYANYNPREIINPVLSNRIVRENISRMSESRAVAIDNPNADKISYADYAVNVSRECSDFGTMYCSIPFRQLVMNGLTEYTTLDVNMSSDRSRYYILQAFELGSYPKFTLCAKNVDVLQNTEFSYYFSIQYDALRDTIFNVYKEYRDGFDKIKSREIVSHNILQKNVFETRYANGSMVIVNYNKYPVTVKGLNIEALGYHIESGN; encoded by the coding sequence CCGACACCCTGAACATAAGAATCGTGGATACTGCCACCGGCGTGCAGTGGAATTCCATATATGATGACGGGAAAATATCTGAATTTGACAAATCTCCCCTGGTTGTGAGATTTCTTGGCCGGGACAGCCAGTTGTACGAGTGGACGGCGTATAAATACTGTGTTAGCAGCGGAAGATATGTCATCAATAAAATAAATAACGGGGTGCAGATAGTTCTGGATTTTATGGAAACCGACTCCTTCAGGCTCAATGAATACATGCCCCAGAAGATATCAATCCGTCGATTTCAGGAAGCGTTTCTGGATAAATTGGATCAAAAATCCGCCAGTGGAGAGATAAGCGAGGAAAAAATCCATATGTACAGGAATGTGCTGGAATTGATCTACGCAAAGGATGAGGAGAACGGATGTTATTATAACAAGTTTTCAGGTACTCCGTCAGCATCTGTCAGCAGCCTGCTTATTGAGCTGACCAAGGATGTGGGATACAGCAGAGAAGCTCTCATAAAAGATAATGAAGAATTCGGTATAACGGTAAATATTGCAGAACCCGCAAAATTCAAAATCATAATGGAAGCATTCCTGGATGAGAATGACCTTGTCATCCGGATTCCTACCTATGAAATAATAAATGAAAATGATTTTTACAGCATCCAGAATATAGTTGTTTATCCCGGTTTCGGGCTGGCATCGTCAGATCAGGTGGATGAGGGATATATATTGGTGCCGGATGGAGCAGGAGCATTATTCAAACTGAACACTTTCGACGGCAGATATCCTGAGTATACCAGACCTGTATACAACAATACCTATTACGATAAGCTTTACGAAATGCCGGAATACCCGGAGGATTTGCACATGCCTGTATTTGGCATGATGTACCAAAAGGGTTCGGGTACGATGCAGGGGTTTATGGGAATAATCGAGGAAGGGGCCGAAACCGCATATATAAACGTAAGATTGGGCACTAAAGACACTGAAAGTAATGGCACACCATACAACAAGGTCTATGCCTCTTTCGATTCAATGCAGTATTCCCGTGTAAAGGTGTTCGGACCATACAGTTCCAACGATGCCAGATATCTTTCCACGACAGGCATGATTGATATGGACTTCACCATAAGATACAAGCTGTTTGAAAAGGATGCCACTTATTTCAATATGGCGATGGAATACAGGGAATATTTAATAAGCAAAAACAATATCCATGTTAGTTATGAAGACAAACCAAAGCTGTTTTTAGAAATAATAGCCGCTCTTACGATAGAGGACAGAATACTGGGTGTCCCATACGACAAGCTGATTTCCATGACTACCTACCGAGAGCTTAGGGATATCTTGGAAGATATGGAGGGGATCAGCAAGGTTATAGCTTACAACGGGGCATATAATGGTGGGATTAACCACAGCTTGCTGAGAAAGGCGGAGTTGGTGGATGAAAATGGAAGTGCCGGGGACTTGGACCTTCTGGCAGAATATATTGCTGAAAATGGCGATGAACTGTTTTTTGCAGCGGATATAACGAGAGTCTATAAAAAAGGCAACGGATTTAACAGGAAAAAGCATGCCCTTTATGGGTTCAATAGGAAGCCTGTGGAGATAATGGATTACAATCCTGCAACGGGTAGATTTTCACGAAACAGCAGCAGCTATTATATAATCAGTCCCAAATACCTGGACAGCATTGTCGATGGATTTTTGAAAACCACAAAGGACAATATAGGTACATATTTGAAGGAAATGGGAAATACATACTACGCCAATTATAATCCCAGGGAAATAATCAATCCGGTTTTGTCCAACAGGATAGTCAGGGAGAACATATCCAGGATGTCGGAATCCAGAGCTGTTGCTATAGACAATCCCAATGCCGATAAGATATCTTATGCGGATTATGCCGTAAACGTATCCAGGGAATGCAGCGATTTTGGCACAATGTATTGCTCCATACCTTTCCGGCAGCTTGTTATGAACGGGCTTACCGAGTATACGACACTGGACGTGAACATGTCGTCGGACAGGAGCCGCTATTATATTCTGCAAGCTTTTGAACTTGGAAGTTATCCCAAGTTCACCCTGTGCGCCAAGAATGTGGATGTGCTCCAGAACACGGAATTTTCATATTATTTTTCAATACAGTACGATGCCTTGCGAGATACGATTTTCAATGTGTATAAGGAATACCGGGATGGCTTTGATAAGATAAAATCAAGAGAAATTGTGTCACACAACATACTCCAAAAAAATGTATTTGAAACCAGGTATGCAAACGGGTCCATGGTAATTGTCAACTACAACAAGTATCCTGTAACTGTGAAAGGCTTGAATATTGAAGCTTTAGGCTATCATATAGAATCTGGAAATTAG
- a CDS encoding carbohydrate ABC transporter permease, whose amino-acid sequence MKTISHRKKTIHLTYLTSRKLNALLFMTPWLIGFILFFLMPLFNTILYSFHSVQVGEYGGMKLEFVGLQNYIDLFKTEVSSSSQQFLRVFIDENVNIFVNTPLIVVFSLFSAILLNMKYRGREIVRVIFFMPIVLGIKVVVNLLMVTTGGDITDTAVNSSIDNSFLIYILTSYTFLPLRITSFISSVVGNIFSLISQAGVQTLVFLAGLQSINPSLYEVAKIEGANGYEVFWKITFPMLSNVNLFAVVYTFVDLFLASPIANEIYRFAFNRNNIGTGSALSMVYMINILADLCILLLVFKAKGGKNNI is encoded by the coding sequence GTGAAAACCATATCCCATCGAAAAAAGACCATTCACTTGACATATTTGACTTCCCGCAAGCTTAACGCTCTGCTGTTCATGACTCCATGGCTGATAGGTTTCATATTGTTTTTCCTCATGCCGTTGTTCAATACAATACTTTACTCCTTCCATTCGGTGCAGGTCGGTGAATATGGCGGCATGAAGCTGGAATTTGTAGGACTGCAAAACTATATCGATCTGTTCAAGACGGAAGTATCCAGCAGCAGCCAGCAGTTCCTCAGGGTTTTCATAGATGAAAATGTGAACATATTCGTAAATACGCCTTTAATTGTGGTATTCAGCCTGTTCTCAGCCATACTGCTAAATATGAAATACAGGGGAAGGGAAATTGTGCGGGTCATCTTCTTCATGCCCATAGTTTTGGGAATCAAGGTTGTCGTCAACCTGCTTATGGTAACCACAGGGGGAGATATCACCGATACTGCGGTCAACAGCTCAATAGACAATTCATTTCTCATTTATATACTGACTTCCTATACATTCCTGCCTCTAAGGATTACAAGCTTTATTTCATCGGTGGTGGGCAACATATTCTCATTGATATCCCAGGCAGGAGTTCAGACGCTGGTGTTCCTGGCAGGCCTGCAATCGATTAATCCGTCTCTGTATGAAGTAGCCAAGATCGAAGGTGCGAATGGATATGAAGTTTTCTGGAAAATCACCTTTCCCATGCTTTCAAATGTGAACCTGTTTGCTGTCGTGTATACTTTTGTGGATCTCTTCCTGGCATCACCGATTGCCAATGAAATATACCGCTTTGCTTTCAACAGAAACAATATAGGAACAGGTTCGGCTCTTTCCATGGTTTATATGATAAACATCCTGGCAGATCTCTGTATTCTGCTTCTTGTGTTTAAAGCAAAAGGGGGTAAAAACAATATATGA
- a CDS encoding carbohydrate ABC transporter permease: MKLFDPVLKKLSSQWNAKSFQDGYKTKKQFSRLIYGFFLASLIAGLCFAILYPLIKVLPVVFCDLHDLGNPDVIWIPMKRSVTSFRAAIRLIYGNGMGMLKTLGYSAIITLINIFVCSMTGYALGRVRFKLSSIAFFLVILTFLVPPQSLLISQYLHFKHFDIFGLIKAFTGDTIDLINKPYTLFIIAFLGFGVKESLFVFILRQFYKGMPTELEEAALIDGCGFHRTYYSIMLPNAVPAIVTVAVLSFVWNYGDTYYTGYFHPDGPYVSNTLTRAFNPSNQNTVLRALSTWYNMPGVTTFAFDAVKQAAVLLYLIPLLVVYFLIQKKLVDNFERSGIVG; encoded by the coding sequence ATGAAACTCTTTGATCCGGTTTTAAAAAAGCTGTCCTCCCAGTGGAATGCAAAATCCTTTCAAGATGGGTACAAAACAAAAAAACAGTTTTCAAGGCTTATTTACGGTTTTTTCCTGGCATCGCTGATAGCTGGCTTATGCTTTGCAATACTCTATCCGCTGATTAAGGTGCTGCCGGTTGTGTTTTGCGATCTACATGATTTGGGAAATCCCGATGTCATATGGATACCTATGAAGAGATCGGTTACAAGCTTCAGAGCTGCAATACGACTGATATACGGAAATGGAATGGGCATGCTCAAAACCCTCGGCTATTCGGCAATAATCACGTTAATAAATATATTTGTCTGCTCCATGACCGGATATGCTCTGGGCAGGGTAAGGTTCAAATTAAGCAGCATTGCGTTTTTCCTGGTCATCCTCACCTTTCTTGTGCCTCCCCAGTCGCTTTTGATTTCCCAGTATCTGCATTTTAAGCATTTTGACATATTCGGACTTATCAAAGCCTTTACCGGGGATACGATTGATCTCATCAATAAGCCTTACACGCTTTTTATCATAGCTTTCTTGGGCTTTGGTGTTAAAGAGAGCCTCTTTGTATTCATATTAAGGCAGTTCTACAAGGGAATGCCGACAGAGCTGGAAGAGGCTGCTCTTATAGATGGGTGCGGTTTTCACAGGACATATTACAGCATAATGCTTCCTAATGCAGTTCCGGCCATAGTAACCGTAGCGGTGCTTTCTTTTGTTTGGAATTACGGGGATACCTATTATACGGGATATTTCCATCCTGACGGTCCCTATGTCAGCAATACGCTTACACGGGCTTTTAATCCGTCCAATCAGAATACTGTCTTAAGAGCTTTGAGCACATGGTATAATATGCCGGGGGTAACAACTTTTGCTTTTGATGCCGTAAAGCAGGCAGCAGTGTTACTGTACCTCATACCATTGCTGGTAGTGTATTTCCTCATCCAGAAGAAGCTGGTGGATAATTTTGAACGTTCGGGAATTGTGGGGTGA
- a CDS encoding YesL family protein → MAGFFGFFDYTKPGPGVPKDAPPKPRIVVFFGIVGRKFWKLVSINLMFFLFNLPALLLMMLITFFFKADMIIDDPIADLITRLTFGAGFLCIPVITVGPAQAGFTYILRNYAREEHAFPWWDFRDAAKRNFKQSLIISIINILAVALIGMDLNAYFQLNRGDNILMSLASGFIVLAFIILLMMNMYIYPMLVTFKLTVKQLYKNAFIFSMMRFFPNLGILLLCFLIIIATFWYPVIGIILLPLITMSFIGLVTNFYVYPTLKKHIIDKFEEEQAAKETSGLQADAQEEGAAEESINHNESDEKEDENK, encoded by the coding sequence TTGGCTGGTTTTTTTGGTTTTTTTGATTATACTAAACCGGGGCCAGGAGTTCCGAAAGATGCGCCTCCTAAGCCAAGAATAGTCGTTTTTTTCGGGATTGTCGGCCGTAAATTTTGGAAACTTGTAAGCATAAACCTTATGTTTTTTCTGTTCAACCTGCCGGCATTGTTATTGATGATGCTGATCACGTTTTTCTTTAAAGCGGATATGATAATTGATGATCCCATTGCTGATCTCATTACCAGGCTTACCTTTGGCGCTGGCTTTTTATGTATACCTGTAATAACGGTAGGGCCTGCCCAGGCTGGATTTACTTATATCCTGAGAAATTATGCGCGGGAGGAACATGCCTTTCCCTGGTGGGACTTCCGGGATGCCGCCAAAAGGAATTTTAAGCAGAGCCTCATTATATCTATAATAAACATCTTGGCTGTAGCTTTGATAGGCATGGATTTAAACGCGTATTTCCAGCTGAATCGCGGTGATAATATTCTGATGTCCCTAGCCAGCGGTTTTATTGTACTGGCCTTCATCATCCTTTTGATGATGAACATGTATATTTATCCCATGCTGGTTACTTTTAAGCTCACTGTAAAGCAGTTATACAAGAATGCATTCATATTTTCCATGATGAGATTCTTTCCGAACCTCGGTATTTTGCTGTTATGCTTCTTAATTATTATTGCAACCTTCTGGTACCCTGTCATAGGAATTATTTTGCTGCCTTTGATAACCATGAGCTTTATAGGGCTGGTGACCAACTTCTATGTGTATCCTACCCTCAAGAAGCATATAATAGACAAGTTTGAAGAAGAACAAGCGGCAAAAGAAACCAGCGGGTTACAAGCTGATGCGCAGGAGGAAGGTGCGGCTGAGGAAAGCATTAATCATAATGAGTCCGACGAGAAAGAGGACGAGAATAAGTAA
- a CDS encoding LysR family transcriptional regulator: MNLELYKSFYYIAQYGSISKAADHLYITQPAVSRSIRQLEDELGCTLFSRTPKGVKLTPEGEILYQYIDQAFNFISTAESKIKTVKNLLDGEVRIGVSDTLCKNYLIPYLKLFNTLHPKIKIRVICPTTPGIISLLKAGKIDFGLINMPYHDDQLVFKKIMTTQDCFVVGEKYRYLSNKRMPLSEIVKFPLLLLEKNSNSRLYIDQYFKDNSVSVEPDFELGNIDLLIQFAKYDFGIACVIRNFIEEELEKGRLYEVKPIEAIPPRAIGAVWLKDVPLSIAANELIAQLDDGEISEI; encoded by the coding sequence ATGAATCTGGAGCTATATAAATCCTTCTATTACATCGCACAATACGGGAGCATATCAAAGGCTGCCGACCACTTATATATAACTCAGCCAGCAGTGAGCAGGTCAATCAGGCAGCTGGAGGATGAGCTGGGATGCACCCTGTTTTCAAGAACCCCTAAAGGAGTCAAGCTGACACCAGAGGGTGAAATTCTTTATCAATATATTGATCAGGCCTTCAACTTCATATCAACTGCCGAGAGTAAAATTAAAACTGTAAAAAACCTGCTGGACGGAGAGGTCAGAATAGGTGTGAGCGATACCTTATGCAAAAATTACCTGATTCCATACCTCAAGCTGTTCAATACCCTTCATCCCAAAATTAAAATACGTGTGATATGTCCGACAACGCCAGGCATAATCAGCCTCCTAAAGGCCGGTAAGATAGACTTCGGCTTAATAAACATGCCTTATCATGACGATCAACTTGTTTTCAAAAAAATCATGACTACTCAGGACTGTTTTGTTGTCGGTGAAAAATACAGATATCTTTCAAACAAAAGAATGCCCTTAAGCGAAATCGTCAAGTTTCCTTTACTTCTGCTTGAGAAAAACAGCAACTCCAGATTATATATCGATCAATATTTCAAGGACAATTCCGTTTCCGTTGAACCGGATTTTGAGCTGGGTAACATAGACCTGCTTATTCAATTTGCAAAATATGATTTTGGGATAGCCTGCGTTATTAGAAATTTTATAGAGGAGGAACTGGAAAAAGGCAGGCTTTATGAGGTTAAGCCCATCGAAGCTATCCCTCCGCGGGCTATCGGAGCAGTATGGCTGAAGGATGTTCCATTATCAATAGCAGCTAACGAATTGATTGCACAATTAGACGATGGCGAAATTTCTGAGATTTGA
- the gap gene encoding type I glyceraldehyde-3-phosphate dehydrogenase: MSTKVGINGFGRIGRNTFKVILEKYPKELEVVAINDLTDAKTLAHLLKYDSVFGKFNGDVEVKENMLVVNGREIKILTEKDPANIPWKEHGVEVVLEATGLFTKREKAELHITGGGAKKVLISAPAVDEDITIVLGVNEEKYEPSKHHIISNGSCTTNALAPVAKVLNDSFGIKKGFMTTVHSYTNDQRILDLPHKDLRRARAASMSIIPTKTGAAKAIGLVIPELAGKLNGFSFRVPTPDVSVVDLVVETEKTVTKDEVNEALKAAAEGKLKGILNYSEEPLVSTDYIGDPASSIVDALSTMVLGDNLVKVVSWYDNEWGFSNRYADLAAYVSSSI, translated from the coding sequence ATGAGTACGAAAGTTGGAATTAACGGTTTTGGAAGAATCGGAAGAAACACATTCAAGGTGATATTGGAGAAGTACCCGAAGGAGCTTGAAGTGGTAGCCATCAATGATCTGACGGATGCAAAAACGCTTGCTCATCTCCTAAAGTATGATTCGGTGTTTGGAAAATTCAATGGAGATGTTGAAGTAAAAGAAAACATGCTGGTGGTTAATGGAAGGGAAATAAAAATTCTGACTGAAAAAGATCCAGCCAACATTCCTTGGAAGGAGCATGGGGTTGAGGTCGTACTTGAAGCCACAGGATTATTCACAAAAAGAGAAAAGGCAGAGCTACACATTACCGGGGGAGGAGCTAAAAAGGTCCTTATATCGGCACCAGCAGTTGATGAGGATATTACGATAGTGTTGGGCGTAAATGAAGAAAAATATGAACCATCCAAGCATCACATTATTTCTAACGGATCTTGTACAACTAACGCTCTGGCTCCTGTGGCAAAGGTGTTGAATGACAGCTTTGGCATTAAAAAAGGTTTTATGACTACCGTCCATTCGTATACAAATGATCAGAGGATTCTGGATTTACCCCACAAAGATTTGAGAAGGGCACGGGCTGCTTCCATGTCTATCATACCGACTAAGACAGGAGCTGCGAAGGCAATCGGGCTTGTCATACCGGAACTGGCAGGCAAACTGAATGGATTTTCCTTTAGAGTACCAACTCCGGATGTATCGGTGGTCGACCTGGTGGTTGAGACCGAAAAAACCGTTACAAAGGATGAGGTTAATGAAGCATTAAAGGCTGCTGCAGAAGGTAAATTGAAAGGTATTCTGAATTACTCGGAAGAACCTCTGGTTTCAACCGATTATATTGGTGATCCGGCATCCTCCATTGTAGACGCGTTATCTACCATGGTACTTGGTGATAATTTGGTGAAGGTTGTCTCCTGGTATGATAATGAGTGGGGCTTTTCCAACAGGTATGCTGATCTGGCGGCATATGTATCTTCAAGCATATGA
- a CDS encoding DUF4129 domain-containing transglutaminase family protein, whose product MKIKKHVLDIIVNTMLCSLMSFSLVYALVHSLNFNDYNAMRIFMYVFVLSVVFSLAFYNKITTVISALLTICVVPMAVYMQSSSMDLSQILDIQDYITWLDGYTAGYYELESNYVPITVFLLIVPITLLVHVFTCKRFNFLIILTGSTALFVCQWIMGYFMSYSSFYIYLFSILIYYFRFIHEKKLRQNPKSYSSPAVFTLQIIPLSLVIILTASLLPSLNEPIGWKALTSRINSVIDNFNSTFFSTRRFEYFSVASSGFGSQGRLGGGVDLDKTHVLNVNSPRPLYLKAAISPTYTGYSWIGGYSRAKDNSNNENILLEDLDEMRTGMWIFTGGDDESFEKYFFNDHLEVSFVNLTTKSMFIPPYTYGISLAAGSSKTNIGNEGVIFLEKAARKGFSYSLDAFSPNFYAEGFSDILRKSKKDFYKNLLTQIDKNSTVYVIGKDESGKPLIYRQNISEGSTGFFWTDIDDELKTVTDLDTIRKFYEDIGYTVKVIEGEASVANVAKYFNFSNRINVEINLDGQDEPLSVYKLEDLQSLRKKTINLSAKADMIRSKYLQLPDTLPVRVKELALSITSDYENDYDKAKAIEQFFKGNGFTYTLSPPKAPRGVDFVDYFLFDTRQGYCTYYASSMAVLLRCAGIPARYVEGYVLPAKPEKDNLYKVTNEMAHAWVEAYFEGFGWLQFEPTPPFSPILYRNSSSGRSFDSSFYYEQEMMEYLSRLGIRGQGAAPVINNTPVELPEENEEKFDIRIFIIIALLLLTLSVISYNAFRRRVMLFKAKKSNPKDSVINLYKYYLKILSSMKLNIKPGETPFQFAERVDSYLLLFKPDTFKRVTEIFVKARYGNVDISTSDQMIVYDFNGKLKDKTLREMGKVIYFIRKYILGRL is encoded by the coding sequence ATGAAGATAAAAAAGCATGTTCTTGATATTATCGTCAATACTATGCTATGTTCATTGATGAGTTTCAGCCTCGTTTATGCCCTGGTACATTCGCTGAACTTCAATGATTATAACGCCATGCGAATATTTATGTATGTATTCGTTTTGTCGGTGGTGTTTTCTTTGGCTTTCTACAATAAGATCACTACTGTAATATCAGCTCTGCTCACTATCTGTGTTGTTCCCATGGCAGTATATATGCAGAGCAGTAGCATGGATTTATCTCAAATACTGGATATTCAAGATTACATTACATGGCTGGACGGATACACTGCAGGCTATTACGAGCTGGAAAGTAACTATGTGCCCATCACAGTTTTCCTGCTCATTGTGCCAATAACCCTTCTGGTGCATGTTTTCACCTGCAAGCGATTCAACTTCCTGATAATCCTGACAGGCAGCACGGCCCTTTTTGTATGCCAGTGGATTATGGGGTATTTTATGAGTTATTCATCCTTTTATATATACCTGTTTTCGATACTGATATATTATTTCCGTTTTATCCATGAAAAGAAATTGCGCCAAAACCCCAAAAGCTACTCCAGTCCTGCCGTGTTCACACTGCAGATCATACCCCTGTCCTTGGTGATAATATTAACAGCCTCCCTTCTGCCCTCCCTGAATGAACCGATAGGCTGGAAAGCCTTAACCAGCAGGATTAATTCTGTTATAGATAATTTTAACAGCACTTTTTTCAGCACCCGGCGTTTTGAATATTTTTCCGTGGCATCCTCCGGTTTTGGAAGCCAAGGGAGATTAGGCGGAGGTGTTGACCTTGACAAAACCCATGTTTTGAATGTTAACTCTCCCAGACCGCTGTATCTTAAAGCTGCCATATCCCCAACCTATACCGGCTACTCTTGGATAGGCGGCTATAGCAGGGCTAAAGATAACAGCAATAACGAAAATATATTGCTGGAAGACTTGGATGAGATGCGTACAGGCATGTGGATCTTTACAGGAGGAGATGATGAATCCTTCGAAAAGTATTTTTTTAATGATCACCTGGAAGTCAGCTTTGTGAACCTCACAACCAAATCCATGTTTATACCGCCATACACATATGGTATAAGCCTGGCAGCCGGCTCTTCCAAAACCAATATTGGCAATGAAGGCGTAATATTCCTGGAAAAAGCGGCACGAAAAGGTTTTTCTTACTCTTTGGATGCCTTTAGTCCCAACTTCTACGCAGAAGGTTTTAGCGATATCCTCAGGAAAAGCAAAAAAGATTTTTATAAAAACCTGCTTACCCAGATAGATAAAAATAGCACAGTATATGTTATAGGCAAGGACGAATCCGGCAAACCCTTAATCTATCGCCAGAATATTTCGGAGGGATCCACAGGCTTCTTCTGGACTGATATTGATGATGAACTCAAGACAGTGACAGATTTGGATACTATAAGAAAGTTCTATGAAGATATAGGTTATACCGTAAAAGTAATAGAAGGCGAGGCATCCGTTGCCAATGTCGCTAAATATTTTAATTTTTCCAACAGAATCAATGTGGAAATAAATCTTGATGGCCAGGATGAACCTTTGTCTGTGTATAAGCTTGAAGACCTTCAATCCCTCAGGAAAAAGACAATAAACCTTTCGGCAAAAGCTGACATGATAAGATCAAAATATCTTCAGCTTCCTGACACCCTTCCCGTGAGGGTAAAAGAGCTTGCGCTATCTATTACATCGGATTATGAAAATGATTACGACAAGGCAAAAGCAATAGAACAGTTTTTTAAAGGCAACGGCTTTACTTATACCCTGTCCCCACCCAAAGCACCAAGAGGTGTTGACTTTGTAGACTATTTCCTTTTTGACACCAGGCAGGGGTATTGCACATATTATGCTTCTTCCATGGCAGTGCTTTTAAGATGCGCCGGCATTCCTGCCAGGTATGTGGAAGGGTATGTTTTGCCTGCCAAACCTGAAAAAGACAACCTTTACAAGGTAACCAACGAAATGGCCCATGCTTGGGTAGAGGCATATTTTGAAGGATTCGGATGGCTGCAGTTCGAACCCACTCCACCGTTCTCACCCATTCTCTACAGGAATTCATCCAGCGGCAGGAGCTTTGACAGCAGCTTCTACTACGAGCAGGAGATGATGGAGTATTTGAGCAGACTTGGTATTCGCGGGCAAGGTGCCGCACCTGTCATAAACAATACTCCTGTGGAATTGCCGGAGGAAAATGAGGAAAAATTTGATATCCGTATATTTATTATTATAGCCTTATTATTGCTTACCCTGTCGGTCATATCCTATAATGCTTTCCGGCGGCGGGTTATGCTTTTTAAGGCTAAGAAATCCAACCCCAAGGATAGTGTCATCAATTTATACAAGTACTATCTGAAAATTTTATCTTCCATGAAGCTGAATATAAAACCCGGAGAAACTCCCTTCCAGTTTGCGGAAAGGGTGGATTCCTATCTCCTTCTATTTAAACCCGACACTTTTAAAAGGGTTACGGAGATATTCGTAAAGGCTAGATATGGCAATGTAGACATCAGCACTTCCGACCAAATGATCGTATATGACTTTAATGGTAAACTGAAGGATAAAACTTTAAGGGAAATGGGCAAGGTAATATACTTTATCAGAAAGTATATTTTAGGCAGGCTGTAG